The following is a genomic window from Oncorhynchus kisutch isolate 150728-3 linkage group LG6, Okis_V2, whole genome shotgun sequence.
CTATTTGTTTGTTTCATGCTGGTCCAGCTGTGTTCTCtcccctgactgtgtgtgtgtgtggtgctgtccCTCCCTCCAGGTGGTTCTTTGGCAAGATCCCCCGTGCCAAAGCAGAGGAGATGTTGAACAAACAGAGGCACGACGGGGCCTTCCTCATCCGAGAGAGTGAGAGTGCGCCAGGggacttctccctctctgtcaagtaagtgaacacacatacacactaaatGTTTAGAAGCCCTGCTCTACATATGTTGGGGCGAGGGACTGCTCTGCACCGTACAATGTATTGGGTAACAGACACAAACATCTGCTAtgtttctcttctttctcttcctgtGGTTAAATACACTACAGCACTAGCACTTTATTTTTTACCCAGTGTTCTGTGCTGCCCCCTGGTGTCTGAGCATTAACTCCAGCTCACTGACAGTTATTTTACAGCAGGATTTCAGCTCTCTCTTTCCAGCTTGCACAACACTGACGCAAACTCTTTGATTTCCCCATGTCTGTTTCCACTCTGCTTTACTTAAAAAGGCTAAATTCAGCAGCCCTCACTGTCATGGTGCtgtagtgtctgtctgtatgtaaagTAGATAGACATTTCAAGATAATTAAAGTGATCACTATGGGACTCCACCCATCTATTGCCCTCTGAGTACAGAACAAGGAGTTTGTCTTAGTAGAGACTAATCCCCCTGATGGCTGTGGAAGAGGCTTGTTTATATGACTGCAGCGTTACCATCCATGGGGTCATGGCCTGTGTTCACACTGTTATAGAGACAGTCTGTCTTCCTAATGTGTTGCTAAGAGAACATGTCCACATGTATTTCCTTTGGCCGTTGggatctctcttctctgtcctgtttCAGCAGTTCTGTGTCTGTTGACTGTCTGCTGCTGGCAAGCTACCCATggttctcttcctctgtcccctgtcTCCTCAGGTTTGGAAATGACGTTCAGCACTTCAAAGTCCTGCGTGATGGGGCAGGAAAGTACTTCCTGTGGGTGGTGAAGTTCAACTCGCTCAACGAGCTGGTGGACTACCACCGCTCCACCTCTGTATCCCGCAACCAGCAGATCTTCCTGCGTGACATTGAGCAGGTCCCCCAGGTGAGAACACATCCCCTTTAACCTTCATCTCTGGCTCTTTACCAGTGTGGCTTTGTAGGAGACTTAATGGTCACAATGACAAACTAGGTTATTAGTGTAAAATAATAGCTTTGAGGGAGACAAATTGGCCCCAGAGTTGCTGACTCAATCCCTCATCCTGCCGGCCTAACCTTTGGATGTCATGGCATTGGCTCAGTTCACCAACGAATCACGGTTGGTTCAGAAAACACAATCAGGGAAGAACCGAGGCTTTGTCCTTTTGAAAGACTGTGTTAACATGTCTGGGACTCATGGATTTgttttgctctctttctctctccctgcccacAGCATCCCACATATGTACAGGCGCTCTTTGACTTTGACCCCCAGGAGGATGGCGAGTTGGGCTTCCGACGCGGAGACTTCATCCAGGTCCTGGACAACTCTGACCCTAACTGGTGGAAGGGAGGATGCCATGGGCTGACGGGCATGTTCCCCCGCAACTATGTCACACCAGTCAACCGGAACATGTAAATAAACATCAACAACCACCCCATACCCCCCCCTCAATCCATCAAGAAGACatcaggagcagagagggagaatgCAACAAGGAATTAAACATGGAGGAGTAGTTCTGTCCAAGGCATCACCTTGTTGGTGGCAGCTGAGCAAAGCCAACTTTTAATACTGAGAATGTTCACCTCTATAGTGAACGCTTCAGTCAGAACTGAACTGTCTTTGAGGGAAAAAACACAGAGAAACTAAGCATAGTGCACCAATAAGTGAAGAATGAGAATTATTCTATACCTAGACTCCCACAGCTgcgtctgtcctctcctctacttcttCACATTCTGTGTTACTTTTCCTTTTTTGCTGCATGTTTTAATCACCTAAATGAAATACCAATAAATCCTAACGCtgttttaaataaaaatacatgtacaaatattttaaaaaatgattgaAAAAAGAATTTTAAAATACGGATGTTATCTGCAGCAAGTTACCAAGTCCAAGATCATTGGCATGTGAGCGCATTGTACATCAGCCCAAGGCTGTATAAATAAATCACCTACAGTATAGAGAGAATCCATTTTTTaagaatatatattatatatttgtatGTGTTTTACCAGTCATCACAAATTGTATTGTTTCTtccatttgtaaattatgtttaaaaaaatgttagtCTGGATAAGACCTAGTAGCTCTGGGATTTGCTGAATTGTCAGTATAATTTTTCCTGGATTATTTGAGGGCTCTCAGATAAAATGGCATGCTATTTAAAACGTGAAATAATTTCCTTGTCTGATAAACGAGAGAATAATCTGTTAATTTTAACAAAACCAATCGTGTCAGGAAGCTAACGCCGAGCAGCGAGTAGAGCCATGTATGCTGCATGAGCTGTTGTATTATGAAACCCTGTAAAAGGCCAGCCACCTTTTGAAGCCAATGTATTTATTGCAGCCATTTTACTCTTGGGCCGTGAATGTAGCTGACTGAGTCCATAGACATTGACATGAGGGAAGCAAGGTCGGAGAACTGAACTACACAACTGCAAGGGATTTCCGAGAAGTGCTGAATTAGTAATGGTGTCATATAAAATTATATAGAGAGATGTATGAAAAATATGCATATAGTACTTacatattcaaacacacacacgcatacattaACAGTCCCCTCCCTGTTAGACTCACACATAACAAGTAGATGAGTTGGATAATCACATGATGGCGTGATAAACAGTTTGAGAAAATTAAGTGTCTTTAATGCTAAAAGTTGAGAGATCAGCTTAACCAATGTTgtttttctctgtctgttgtgTCAAGCACTTTTTATGTTAAGCATTTGATTTCTGGTGTgttttttctctgtgtgtgtttagtttgtTCTCTCTGGATAGTGCCTTTCTCTCTGGTGTTTCAGTGTCTCCGACCTGCTGCTTTGAGCCCCTTTGTGGGGCCCGTCAATCCTGCAGTGAGAAACCATGTACATAATCCAACCTGTCCCATCAACCCCACATCTCCTTCCCAACATGGAACTTTTCTTATTTAAGTGTCTCTTGCCTTCTTCCCTATTGATACTGTTCTTTtttttgcttttttttttttttgtattaattAAAATGCAATTCTACAAATAAAGAGAGAAACCATGTGGTGTGGTCCATAGATAGCCACATACAGTTATTATTTTCATCTTGTGATTCAACAAACCTTTTGATGGCTAAATTCATCTGTCTAAAAATGTATAGGAATGAATAGCCCATTACCTGGCTTTGCATCTGACAACCTGTAGGGACTGGGACATGCAGTGTCCCAGTCCCTACCGAACAAGCTTCATTTGAAGCTTGGTGTCTTCAAGCACAGCCTTGGGTCCTTGGTCCATACAGGGGTTTGCTGCCCAGTGAAAATGTATACATTGCATTACCCTCGGTCTGGTGGACTGTCTGCTTTTGTGTTCTGTTATTTTTAGCCCTTAAACTCTTTCAACCAATCTGGACACTTTCTGACTACATTGTGTCACATGCAGGCAGCCTTTCCACTGACGGACACTTGACAAAACAGCGGACTGGGAACATTAAGTTCTGTCCATCCTCAGTCCATGAAATTCATTGTAGTCTGAGGATGTCATGTACTGTAAGACGTCTCATCAGGTCTGGAGTCTAGAGACAGTAAGTGAGCAGcatgaatatacactgctcaaaaaaataaagggaacacttaaacaacacaatgtaactccaagtcaatcatacttctgtgaaatcaaactgtccacttaggaagcaacactgattgacattaaatttcacatgctgttgtgcaaatggaatagacaacaggtggaaattataggcatttagcaagacacccccaataaaggagtggttctacaggtggtgaccacagaccacttctcagttcctaatGATTcgtggctgatgttttggtcacttttgaatgctggcggtgctttcactctagtggtagcattagacggagtctacaacccacacaagtggctcaggtagtgcagctcatccaggatggcacatcaatgcgagctgtgacaagaaggtttgctgtgtctgtcagcgtagtgtccagggcatggaggcgctaccaggagacaggccagtacatcaggagacgtgaaggaggccgtaggagggcaacaacccagcagcaggaccgctatgTCCGCCTTTGTGCGAGGAGCACtgacagagccctgcaaaatgacctccagcaggccacaaatgtgcatgtgtttgctcaaacggtcagaaacagactccatgaaggcccgacgtccacaggtgggggttgtgcttacagcccaacaccgtgcaggacgtttggcatttgccagagaacaccaagattggcaaattcgccactggcgccctgtgctcttcacagatgaaagcaggttcacactgagcacatgtgacagacgtgacagtctggagacgccgtggagaatgttctgctgcctgcaacatcctccagcatgaccggtttggcggtgggtcagtcatggtgtggggtggcatttctttggggggccgcacagccctccatgtgctcgccagaggtagcctgactgccattaggtaccgagattagatcctcagaccccttgtgagaccatatgctggtgcggttggccctgggttcctcctaatgcaagacaatgctagacctcatgtggctggagtgtgtcagcagttcctgcaagaggaaggcattgaagctatggactggcccgcccgttccacagacctgaatccaattgagcacatctgggacatcatgtctcgctccatccaccaatgccacgttgcaccacaggctgtccaggagttggcggatgctttagtccaggtctgggaggagatccctcaggagaccatccgccacctcatcaggagcatgcccagatgttgaagggaggtcatacaggcacgtggaggccacacacactactgagactcattttgacttgttttaaggacattacatcaaaattgtatcagcctgtagtgtggttttccactttaattttgagtgtgactccaaatccagacctccatgggttgataaatttgatttccatggatcatttttgtgtgattttgttgtcagcacattcaaccatGTAaagaaaaaacgatttaataagaatatttcattcattcagatctaggatgtgttatttttagtgttccctttatttttttgagcagtgtataacagCCATATTTGATGACGTTGTCCCAGATAGCCAGGGAACTTCACGAGCATTTACCAAAACCTGTCTTCTCCAAAAATGTGTAAGACAATCTCCCAGGGTCCCTATCTCCCACAATTTGAGGATCCATTAAATTATCAATTGTCTGTCAAATTTGTGTTATTGCATGATTAAGTGTTTACATAAATTATTAATTGTTTGTTTGCTAAGATGCAACGTACAGTTTATCGCTGCTTGGTGTGTGTCTGCGCGCGTCAGTTTATCCATTCGGAGGTGTGGGAGTGTGTGCAGAGAAATACATATTTGTATTCTCCTTCAGACATCTAGAAACATTGACACACACAGTGAAATAACACTGAACTTACAGGCAACCTGTCACTCGCCCTGGGCCACACTAGTTCATGATCCACTATTGGAAGGTAGTATTCGAAGGCAAAACTTTCCAGATCTTCCCACTGCTATTCTTTATGCTGTCATCATATTCAAATAGGAATAAAGACACCACTGATGTTCAACCGCTTACTGAACCTCATGCAAATAGTCTGTGAAATGCAAGCATTGGATTCTTTGTACTCCAGTCACCCCGTTACTTATCAGACTGAGATATCTCAATGGTGTACTTTTACACTACCACCATGACACTGTCAAAATGTTTCAATACAATCCAGACTGTCAGATCAAGCATGCCAAAACATGTTTATTCTACAATGCCTGGGTACACATAGCTTCCAATATGAAAACGAATCTGTTGTACCCACTACATTAAATTAAACACAGACGCAACTAAAAGGTCTGTGGTAAAGATAATCATCCTTGTAAGACTGCAATCCCTGCCTGCTGACAGAAATGTTTATTCTGGTATACATAATGCATTATCGCCACCTCCTGGCAACTATCATCATCTGAAATTAATTCGTTTTCCTCATGCCACCATTCGGTTCGACCACTGCAAGGCGCTATAATAATGTTAATATTTGACCCGTTTTCAATTTATTAGATATAAAAGTATGCTTATATCAATGTTTTCAAAGACTATTTTAAAAAATAACGTTAAAATAAATGTTGTAAAAGTGCATCACCACGATAATGGGGTGTCATTTTTGCGTCCTTACATGTCCGTTGCGAGAATCATTCGAGATGAATTAGTAAATGCTGCATTTTTCCTGTATGAACGAACTGCATTTGTACTCAATTATGACCAGACC
Proteins encoded in this region:
- the LOC109893524 gene encoding growth factor receptor-bound protein 2 translates to MEAIAKYDFKATADDELSFKRGEVLKVLNEECDQNWYKAELNGKDGFIPKNYIEMKAHPWFFGKIPRAKAEEMLNKQRHDGAFLIRESESAPGDFSLSVKFGNDVQHFKVLRDGAGKYFLWVVKFNSLNELVDYHRSTSVSRNQQIFLRDIEQVPQHPTYVQALFDFDPQEDGELGFRRGDFIQVLDNSDPNWWKGGCHGLTGMFPRNYVTPVNRNM